Within Actinosynnema pretiosum, the genomic segment GGTTCCGCTGCGGGGTCGTGTCGGGCGGGTTCACCAGGGTGATCCGGTCGCTGGTCACCGAGCTGGGGCTCGACTTCTGCGCGGCCAACGAGCTGGAGGTCGTGGACGGCAAGCTCACCGGCCGGGTGCTCGGCGAGATCGTGGACCGGCCGGGCAAGGCGGTGGCGCTGCGGCGGTTCGCGGACTCGGTCGGGGTGCCGATGGCGCAGACCGTCGCGGTCGGGGACGGGGCGAACGACATCGACATGATCGGCGCGGCCGGGCTGGGCATCGCGTTCAACGCCAAGCCCGCGCTGCGCGAGGTCGCGGACACCGCGCTGTCGCACCCGTTCCTGGACGCGGTGCTGTTCGTGCTCGGCGTGACGCGCGCCGAGGTGGAGGCCGCGGACCTCGCGGACGGCCTGGACCTGGTGCGCCAGTGACGGGGGTCGAGCCGGTGACGGGGGTCGAGCCGGTGAGCGGGGTCGACTCGGTGAGCGGGGCCGGGCTGGCGCCCGTGACCGGGCAGGCGAACGGCGTCCTTTCGATGCTGCTGGGCCGCGACTACGGCGAGCCCGAGGGCGAGCTGGTGCGCGCCATGCCGGTGGTGATGCGCATCGAGCGCAGCGCGCCGCCGTCGCGGACGGACGTGCTGGAGGCCGCTGCCGCCGCCGCGGTGGCGGTGTGCCTCGACCCGCGCGCGGAGCCCGGTGGCGAGTGGCACGACGAGGTCGTGGCGTGGGTGCGCGGGCGCATCCGCAAGGTCGCCAGGAGGGCGCGAGGGGCGCACTGGGAGGCCGTGCAGGCCCTGCCGGGCGTCACGGTGACCGTGGGCGGCGCGTCGGTGCGCGCGTTCGTGCCGGGGGTCGTGGGGGAGGCGCCGAAGGAGATCAGCCGGTTGCAGATCTCCGGCAGCGAGCTGCCCGAGGACGGCGAGCCGGGGCCCGTGCCGGAGGGCGCGCGGCTGCTGTGGCTGAACCCCGGCGTGACCATGACGGCGGGCAAGGCGGCGGCCCAGGTCGGGCACGCCTCGATGCTGCTGGCCCCGCACCTGGGCGCGGCGGAGCTGGAGCGGTGGGCGGCGGCCGGGTTCCGCTGCGCGGTGCGCACGCCGAGCCGGGCCGAGTGGGACGCGCTGGTGGCGCTGCCGGACGCGATCGTGGTGCGGGACGCGGGGTACACCGAGGTCGAGCCGGGAACGGCGACGGTCGCCGCGGTGCGCTAGGCCCGCACGGGGGGCGGGGATGATCCGGGAAAAGGCGTCCCCGCCCGGCGCGGGTGAACACTTTCGAGTGAATTTCTTCGGTTCAAGTGTTCCGATGGCAATGCGATGTCCCGTCACGTCCGGGATCGGTCCGGATCATTTCACGGGGTGTTCCACCGTTCAACCACCCGGCCGTCGTCCGGCCGGTCCGGGGCCCGCTTTCCGGTGGTGATCCGGATCACTGCCACCGTGGTGGCCCGTTCCGGGAGCGGAGGGTGCTCCCTCCCGGTCGGGCCGCGCGGGCGTCCGTGGAACCTGTCTGATCCCGCCGCCCCCGCGTTACGCGCTCCCGCGTCCAAGCCCGCTCCCCGCCGCCGCGCGGGCGTCGCGAGGCCGGGACGCGGCGGGCCCCCGTTGGCCCGGAGGCCCGCCGCACTGCCCGAGGTCGCCCAGGTCAAGGGGTCGGTCACGGGTCCCGCCCGCTCCCCGAGGACTGCTCGGAGGAGTTCGAGCGCGTGGTCACCGTAGACGAGCCCCGGAAGCGCCACCACCGCCGTCCAGCCACGTCCGTGGCGCGTCCAACCCGGCGGGACGCGGTCCGCGCTGGACAGCGGCCCTCCTCACCCGGTCGGCGCAGTCCCCCGCAGGGGTTGGTTCTTGGACGTCCAAATCGACGACTTGACGCTCATCTGCCTTGTCATAAAGCCGCATTTGTGCGTTGCCGGGCCATTGGTCCCGCGCCGATCCCAACCATTCCGCCACTGTCGGCGCCTTGCTCTACGCTTCAACCCAGTGCGACCGCACCGCCCAATCCCGAACCGCCGGTTGGCCCCGGCGGACCTATTCGGGAGGCGACCGCGTCGAGCACCAGCCCAGGTCGAGGGACGAAGAAGCACAAGTCGAGAACGGGGTTCCGCGTGAACGCTCTGCCGAAAGCCGCCTTACCCGGACCGGACCGGGACCGCCGCGGCGGAGAACCCCCGCGCGCTCCCGCACGCGGGTGATCCCCGTGAGCACCGTGCAGGGTGACGGCGGCGCGCAGCTCCGGCGGCGCCTCCAGCACCGGGTGCTCAGCGCCTGGCGCGCCGCGGGCAGCCCCTCCCACCGGGAGCTGGTTGCCCGCGGCGTGCGTCCGGCCATGCTCCCCGAGCTGCTGCGGGGCGGTCGCCCGACCTGGCAGCACACCTTCGCCGTCCTCGACGCCTGCGGCGTCGGCCAGGACGAGATCCTGCGCTGGCGCCGCGCGCTGGAGGCCGCGGAACGGGGAACGGCACCACCAGACCGATGCCTCCTGCCCGAGCGGGCGGGAGCGCTGAGCGGAGGAGTTCCACCGAGCATGAGCGACACCGACGCCGGGCCGGTCGACCCGCTGGCGCTGGCGACCGCCGCCGTGACCGCCAAGCAGTACAACCAGGCGCTCGACGCGCTGCGCCGGTCGTGCGAGCTGTCCTACCAGGAGATCTCCGACAACACCGGCGGGGCGCTGCCCAAGAGCACCGCGCACAACCTCTGCACCCGCGACACCCTGCCCACGCGGGCCGAGCAGGTCGTCCAGTTCGTCCTCGGGTGCGGGCAGGACCGGGAGCAGGCCGCCCTGTGGATCGCCCGCTGGGAGGGGCTGCGCACGCGGCTGCGGCACGCCGAGATCCACCGCGCCCTCGGACCGCTGCCCCCGCCCACCGGGGAAGCGCTTCCCGCCGGGCGCCCGGCGACCGCGGAACCCGCGCCGCCCGACGCGGTCGGCCGGGTGTGCGGCTGGGTCACCAAGCTCCTGGCGCGCCCGAGGGGTGGGCGGTGACCGTGGTCGACAAGGACGAGCGGGACCCGCTCATGCCCCTGCGCACCGCCGTCGTCCTGATCGCCGCGCTGCTGTGCGGCGGCCTCGTCGGCGCCCTGGCCTACCTGGCCGGGGACAACCTGCCCGCCGCCACCATCGTCGGGCTGGCCGCGCTCGCCGGGGCCGTCGGGTTCTTCCACGGGCACATCGGGCGCGGGTGAGCTGCGGTGCGGGGGCGCGGTCCCGCGCGCCCCCGCACCGCGTTTGAACGACCACCCGCGCGGTCAACACCCACCGCATGGGGCTCTTGGACGTGCTCGACGAGCGGCTCGGCGACGGACTGGAGCGGGCCGTGCTGGGCCACCACCGGCGCAGGCTCGGCAAGCTCGGGTGGGGGAGCGTGTTCTGCGGCGACGCGGGCCCGTGGAGCCCGCACCGCGCGGTCAGGGACGGCAACCTGGTGCGCGTGCTCGTCGACGGGCGCGAGGGGCTGCCCGAGATCGACGCGGCCATCCGCGCCGCGCGCTCGCACGTCCACATCGCCAACTGGCACGCCAGCGCCGACTTCCGGCTCACCCGCGAACCCGGCTCGCCCCCGCTGCGCGACCTGCTCGCCGACGTCGCCGAGCGGGTCGACGTGCGGATGCTCGTGTGGGGCGGGCCGCCCGTGCCGCTGTTCGAGCCGACCCGCGAGCGCGCCCGGCGGTCCACCGCCGAGTTCGAGCGGGACAGCCGGGTGCGCTGCCTGCTCGACACCCGCGAGCGCACCCTGCACTGCCACCACGAGAAGATCGTGGTCGTGGACGACGAGGTCGCCTTCGTCGGCGGCCTGGACTTCACCGCGCTCGACGGCGACCGGCACGACACCACCGACCACCCGCCGCGCGAGCCCGTGGGGTGGCACGACCTCGCCGCCCGGATCGAGGGGCCCGCCGTCGCCGACGTCGCCGAGCACTTCCGGCAGCGCTGGCAGGAGATCGCGCGCGAGGAGCTGCCCGAACCGCGGGTGCCCGAGGCCAAGGGCCGGTCCAGCGTGCAGATCGCGCGCACCGTGCCCGAGCGCACCTACGACTTCGCCCCGCGCGGCGACTTCAGCCTCGCCGACGCCTACCTGCGCGGCCTGCGCTCCGCCGAGCGGCTCGTCTACCTGGAGAACCAGTTCCTCTGGTCGCCCGAGGTCGTCGAGATCCTCATCGGCAAGCTCCGCACCCCGCCGGACCCGCGCTTCCGCGTCGTGCTCGTCCTGCCCCGCAAGCCCAGCAACGGCGCCGACACCACGCGCGGCCAGCTCGGCAGGCTCCTGGACGCCGACGACGGCAACGGCCGCCTGGTCGCGGCCACCCTCGCCGCCCACGACGGCAGCCCGGTCTACGTGCACGCCAAGCTGGCGATCGTGGACGACCGCTGGCTCACCCTCGGCTCGGCCAACCTCAACGAGCACTCGCTGTTCAACGACACCGAGGTCAACCTCGTCACCGACGACCCGGAGCTGGCCCGCGACACCCGGCTGCGGCTGTGGGGCGAGCACCTCGGGCTGGGCAAGTCCGAAGTGGACGGACCGCCCGAGGAGGTAGTGGACCGGCTCTGGCGCGCCGCGCTCGACCCCGGCGCTGGCCGCGCGGGCGACCACCGGGCGGTGCGCCTGCCCGGTGTGTCCCGCCGCTCCGAACGGCTCCAGGGACCGCTGCGCGGACTGCTCGTCGACGGCTGAGCGGGGGAGGGGCGGGGCCCTACTTGTTCGCCGCGTCCAGCCGCTTCAGCGCCGCCTTGACCACCTCGGTGTCGTACGTGGTCCAGAACGGCGGCAGCGACGCGCGCAGGAAACCGCCGTAGCGCGCCGTCGCCAGCCTCGGGTCCAGCACCGCCACCACGCCCTTGTCGTTCATCGACCGCAGCAACCGCCCCGCGCCCTGCGCCAGCAGCAGCGCCGCGTGCGTGGCCGACACGGTCAGGAACCCGTTGCCGCCCCTGGAGTCCACGGCCTTCTGCCGCGCCGACGCCAGCGGGTCGTCGGGCCTGGGGAACGGGATGCGGTCCATCACCACCAGTTGCAGCGAGGGACCGGGCACGTCCACGCCCTGCCACAGCGACAGCGTGCCGAACAGGCACGTCCGCGCGTCCTCGGCGAACCGCTTCACCAGCTGCCCGGTCTGGTCGTCACCCTGGCACAGCACCGGGAAGTCCACCCGCCCGCGCAGCGCCTCGGTCGCCGCCTTCGCCGCGCGCATCGAGGAGAACAGCCCCAGCGCGCGCCCACCCGCCGCGTTCACCAGGCCCTCCAGCTCGTCCAGGTACGCGGGCGGCAGGCCGTCGCGACCGGGCGGGGGCAGGTGCCGCGCCACGTACAGGATGCCGCTGCTGCCGTGCTCGAACGGCGAGCCCACGTCCAGCCCGGTCCACCTCACCGCGCCCAGGTCCGACGGCGGCTCCTTGTCCGTCGCGGTCCCCGCCGCCTTCCCGCCGCCCTCGGCCTTCCGCGCGCCCGACGCGGCGGGCAGCCCCCACTGCCTGGCCAGCGTGTCGAACGTGCCGCCCAGGGTGAGCGTCGCCGACGTCAGCACCGTGGTGCGCTTGCCGAACAGCCGCTCCCGCAGCAGGCCGCCGACGCCCAGCGGCGCGACCCGCAGCACCGGCGCGCGGTTCCCGCCGAAGTCGCCGGACACCCACACCACGTCGTGCTCGTCGTCGAACGCCTCCAGCACCCGCACCGCGCAGTCGTGGATGTCGTCCAGCAGCGACAGCGCCAGCTTCCGCGTTGTCGAGCCCTCCACGTCCTCCTTGCGCTCGGGCCCGAGCGAGGTGATGCACACCCGCGCCGCGTCCCGCACCGCCGCCACCGTCGTGGCCAGCGCCTTCGGCAGCGACTCCAACCGGCCCGCGGGCGCGTCCTCCAGCAGCATCCCGAGCCCGTCACCGGCCTCGGCGAGCCGGTCCGCGACGGCCTGGTCGACGAGCTTGCCGCACCGCCGGGCCGCCGTCGTGATCGCCGCCGAGCCCAGCTCCTCGGTCGCCACGGAGGTGACCCGGTCGACCAGGTCGTGCGCCTCGTCGATCACGACCACGTCGTGGTCGGGCAGCACCTGGTAGCCCTCCAGGGCGTCGATGGCGAGCATGGCGTGGTTGGTGACCACGACGTCCGCCCGCCCCGCCTCGGCGCGGGCCTTCTCGGCGAAGCAGTCGGCGCCGATGGGGCACTTGCTCACGCCCAGGCACTCGCGCGCGGTGACCGACACCTGCTTCCACGCCTGGTCGGGCACGCCCGGCACCAGCTCGTCCCGGTCGCCGGTCTCGGTGTCGGAGGACCACTCGTGCAGCCGCTTCACCTCGCGGCCGAGCTTGGACACCGCGAACGGGTCGAACAGGCCCGCCTCCTCCGGCTCGTCCGGGGCCCCGCTGTGCAGGCGGTGCATGCACAGGTAGTTGCGCCTGCCCTTGAGGATCGCGAAGCGCGGCTCCCGGCCCAGCTCCTTGCGCAGGGCCTTCGCCAGGCGCGGCAGGTCCCGGTCGACGAGCTGGCGCTGCAGGGCGATCGTCGCCGTCGAGATGACGACGGTGCTCTCCTCGGCGACGGCGTGCCGCAGCGCGGGGACCAGGTAGGCCAGCGACTTGCCGGTGCCGGTGCCCGCCTGGACGGCGAGGTGCTCGCCGGTGCGGATGGAGCGCTCGACGGCGAGCGCCATGTCCACCTGCCCCTCGCGCTCGGCTCCGCCCACGGCCTTCACGGCGGTGGCCAGGAGCGCGCGGGTGTCGGGGACGGTGGTGATGGCGGGGGGCACGGCGAAGACCGTACCGGGCGGCGCCGACGGTCCGGGGCGGTCCGGGGTGGTCCGCCGGGGACGGGGTGGTGAGGGGAGGGTCACGCGGGTGGGCGCGCGCCGGGCGGAGGAGCCGCACCCGGGGAGCCGCGCACGAGGCCGAGGTGCGGCGGCCGGTGGTTCGCGCCGCCGCGCAGCACGGGCCCGGCCCCGTTGCCGGACCCCGTGCGCTCACTCCCGGTCGATCACGTCCGGTCGATCACTTCCGGTTGACCAGCGCCCAGGTCGCGGGCAGCAGGCCCGCGGCCAGCGCGGTCTTGATCGCGTCGCCGATCAGGAACGGCACGACGCCCGCGGCCAGCGCGGCGCCCAGGCCCATGCCCGTCGCGGCCATCAGCCACGGCACGCCGAACGCGTAGATCGCCAGGTTGCCCAGCGCCATCGTGCCCGCCGTGCGCAGCGGGGTGCGGTCGCCGCCGCGCGCGGCCAGGTAGCCGACCAGGGAGCCGGCGAACACGAAGCCGACGACGTAGCCCAGCGACGGGGGAGTGCCGTAGGACGCGCCCTGGAACCACGGCACACCGGCCATGCCCGCCACCAGGTAGAGCAGCATCGACGCCGAGCCGCGCCGCCAGCCCAGCGCCGCGCCGACGAGCAGCGCCGCGAACGTCTGGCCGGTGATCGGGACCGGGGTGCCGGGGACGGGCAGCGCGATCTGCGCGGCGACGCCGGTCAGCCCGGCGCCCGCGACGACCAGCGCGACGTCGCGCGCCAGCGCGCCGGGGACCAGATCGGCGAGCACGGCCCTGCGGCCGGGAACGGCGAACACGGACACGGGGACCTCCAGGGTTCGTGGGACTCACCGGGAGGTTAATCGCGCGCGACCCGCTCGGCGCTGGTCGGACCCTACAAAGTCAGCCGCCCGCCGCAGTCCGCGCCCGCCAACCGGCACCGTCGTCCCAGCGGGTGGTCACCGACCGGCGTGCGGCGGTTCGGTGTTCCGCCGGGTCTTGGTCCACCCGTCGCGCCCGGTCGCCAGCCGCGCCGCCGCCCGCCACGACGTCAGGTAGAAGGTGTAGACGTACAGCCCGTAGCCGAACCCGTACCCGAGCGAGCGCCAGAACCCGGTGCCCGGCTCGCACCGCGCCCGGTACACCGGCCCCCACAGCACGAACGGCACCAGCCCGAACACCCCGTACACCGCGAACAGCAGCCACGCGCCGCCGGTGAACCACGACCACACCGCGCCCGGCGCGAGCACCACCTGGTGGGCCAGCAGCAGCAGCGGGACCGGGTAGACGAGGGTGCCGAGCAGCTGCATCCACGGCTGCGCCAGGTAGTAGGTCAGCTCCGCCGCGCCCAGCGTGGACAGGTGCGGCGAGTCCCAGACGCGCCGCAGGTAGCGGGCGCACTGCATGGTGCCCTGGCCCCACCGGGTGCGCTGCGCCAGGAACCGCCGCAGGCTGTACAGGCCCTCCTGCCGCACGTGCGCGCCGGTGGTGAACGCGGTCCGCCAGCCCGCCGTGAGCAGGTGCACGCCCAGCTCGAAGTCCTCCAGCAGCGACCCGCGCCACGGCCCGGCCGGACCGGCCACCGAGTCCAGCGCGGACAGCCGGGTGAACTGGCCGTTGCCGCCCAGCGAGATCGTGCCGGTGACGCCCCTGGACAGCTGGATCGCGGCGATCGCGGTCCGGAACTCCAGGTCCTGCATCCGCACCAGCCCGGCCCCGAACGCCCGCCGCCAGCGCGGAACGCCCTCCTGCCGCACCCCGGTGTTGACCATGCGCACGTCCACCTGCACCGCGCCGACCTCGGGCGAGCCGAACAGCTCGGGGGCCGCGCACACCTCCAGGCAGTTCGCGGCGGGCCTGCCGTCGGCGTCCACCACGACCACCACGACCCGCCCCGCGTCCAGGTCGCCGCGCCCCGCCAGCCACGCCCGCAGCGCCCGGTAGCCCGCGTTCAGCGCGTCGCCCTTGCCGGTGCGCGCCGACGGCGCCCGCCTGCGCACCAGCCGCACCGCCGGGTCCGCCTCCGCCAGGGCGCGCACCACCTCGGCCGTGCCGTCCGCCGAGTCGTCGTCGACCACCCACACGCGCGCCGCCGGGAACGTGGCGCGCAGGTAGCGCACCGTCCCGCCGACCACCGCGGCCTCGTCCAGGCAGGGCAGCAGGAAGTGCCAGTCGAACCCGGCCGGGTCGCCGGACGGCTCCGGCCTGCGCCGCAGGTACGGCACCACGATCACGCCCACGTACACCAGGAACGCCACGCTCATGGTCAGCGCGAGCGCCTGGGTGAACCCCAGCAGCGCGTCCAGGCTCACCGGCGCGTCGCCAGCCAGGTGAAGGCCACCAGCGCGGCGGCCCCGCCGAACACGCTCACCAGCGACCCCAGCAGCGTGTGGCCCCAGTGGTAGCCGTCCGCCACGCCCAGCCAGCGCACCAGGCCGACCATGAGCAGCACCCGCGCCTGGTTCACCAGCACCACCGCGCCGCCCGCGACGGCCAGCGCCAGCAGCACGCTCCGGGTGATCCGGGGCCGCAGCGCGACCATCACCGCGCCGACCACCAGCAGCGGGACCAGCAGGAACGCCGAGGTGCACTCCGGGGTCATCCGCAGGCCGAGCGGCGCGTCCGTGCCGAGGCCGAAGTAGACGGTCTGCCGGTGCGCGGCCACCTCCACCCCGTCCTCGCCGATCAGGCCGAGCAGCGCGCCCGCCAGGGTGATCTCGGCGGCCCGGTACGCGGTGTGCGCGAGCACCAGCGCCGCCGAGCCGCCGAGCAGGGCGGCCACGACCACCCGGTGGAGTCGCCCCGGTCGGGGGACAGCCAGCACCACGAAACCCATCCCTTCCCGCACGTTCTGCACGACCGGTCAGCGCTCGAACGAGCTATCGAATGGACATCGGACCGCGCGCAGTGCGACTGCACTCCCTGAACAGGTGACAAAGTGAGGCTAATTCGGAACTGGAATCCACCGTAGGTGCGAGGCTGTGGGCGATTCGAGTGGCCGCACTGGGCTTTTCCGGGCATCCCCTGTCAAGGCATCCCCGGAACAGCCGATAGGTGCAAATGCTCCCCCCACACGATTCCCCGGACGGAGAAGGGAAATCCATGCGCGTCCGAACCCCGCGCCACCGCGTCCCGCGCCCCAGCGGACTAGCCGGACTGGTCGCGGTGGCCGCCCTCCTGATCAGCGCGACGCCCGCCTGGGCCGAGGCGGGCGACGCCTCCGCCTTCGGCGTGCGGCTCGACCTGTCGCTCCTGGGCAGCAGGGCCACCTCGGTCGGCCCGTTCGCCGCCGCCCACTCCGAGGACGGGCCGCTCACCAGCACGTTCAAGACCGTCGACGTGCCCGGCGCGCTCTCCACCGGCCTGCTCAGCACCGACTCGGCGCGCGACGAGCGCTCCGGCGGCCTCGCCGCCCGCGCCAGCGTCGTCGACGTGCGGGTGGACCTGCTGGCCGCGCTCACCGGCTCCTGGTCCGCCGAGGCCGTGGAGGCCGAGTGCTCCTCGACCCAGGACGGCCTCACCGGGTCGGCCAGGCTGGTCGGGCTGAGCGCGGGCACCCTGCAGACCCCGGCCGCCGAGCCCGCCCCCAACACCACCGTCGACGTGGGCGCGCTCGGCGTCACCGTGGCGGAGCTCGTGCTCAACGAGCAGGTCCGCAACGACGACGGCAGCCTCACCGTCACCGCGCTGCGCCTGCGCCTGCTCGACGGCGTCGTCGGCTCGCTCGGCAGCGGCGACCTGGTCATCTCGTCCACGACCTGCGGCGCCGCCGCGCTGCCCGTCCCGCTGGCCTCCGGCGCGGGCCTGTGGATCGGCGTCGGCGCGCTCGCGCTGGTCGTGCTGCCCGCCTCGTACGCGGCCGGCCGTCGGCGCGCACCGGAGGTGGTGTGAAGGTGTACCGGATGCCTGGCGCAGGGGTCGCCGTGGGAACGGGCGTGGGAACGCTCGCCGCGACCGGCGCCGATGTGACGTGGTGGGTCGTCGCGGGTGTCGCGCTGCTCGTCTCGGGGGTCCTGCTGCTTCGCAGGTCCCGCGGGCGGCGCGCGCACCACGACGGCTGATCGCGAGCGGGGTCCCCGGCGACCCAACCCCCCGAGCGCCGGGGACCCCGTGCCCTGACAGGGAGTACGAGATGAAGGAAGTCCTGCTGCTGGCGGGCACCAGGCCGGAGGCGGTGAAGGTCGCCCCGGTCGCGCTGG encodes:
- a CDS encoding peptidyl-tRNA hydrolase, with the translated sequence MLLGRDYGEPEGELVRAMPVVMRIERSAPPSRTDVLEAAAAAAVAVCLDPRAEPGGEWHDEVVAWVRGRIRKVARRARGAHWEAVQALPGVTVTVGGASVRAFVPGVVGEAPKEISRLQISGSELPEDGEPGPVPEGARLLWLNPGVTMTAGKAAAQVGHASMLLAPHLGAAELERWAAAGFRCAVRTPSRAEWDALVALPDAIVVRDAGYTEVEPGTATVAAVR
- a CDS encoding phospholipase D-like domain-containing protein, which codes for MGLLDVLDERLGDGLERAVLGHHRRRLGKLGWGSVFCGDAGPWSPHRAVRDGNLVRVLVDGREGLPEIDAAIRAARSHVHIANWHASADFRLTREPGSPPLRDLLADVAERVDVRMLVWGGPPVPLFEPTRERARRSTAEFERDSRVRCLLDTRERTLHCHHEKIVVVDDEVAFVGGLDFTALDGDRHDTTDHPPREPVGWHDLAARIEGPAVADVAEHFRQRWQEIAREELPEPRVPEAKGRSSVQIARTVPERTYDFAPRGDFSLADAYLRGLRSAERLVYLENQFLWSPEVVEILIGKLRTPPDPRFRVVLVLPRKPSNGADTTRGQLGRLLDADDGNGRLVAATLAAHDGSPVYVHAKLAIVDDRWLTLGSANLNEHSLFNDTEVNLVTDDPELARDTRLRLWGEHLGLGKSEVDGPPEEVVDRLWRAALDPGAGRAGDHRAVRLPGVSRRSERLQGPLRGLLVDG
- a CDS encoding ATP-dependent DNA helicase yields the protein MALAVERSIRTGEHLAVQAGTGTGKSLAYLVPALRHAVAEESTVVISTATIALQRQLVDRDLPRLAKALRKELGREPRFAILKGRRNYLCMHRLHSGAPDEPEEAGLFDPFAVSKLGREVKRLHEWSSDTETGDRDELVPGVPDQAWKQVSVTARECLGVSKCPIGADCFAEKARAEAGRADVVVTNHAMLAIDALEGYQVLPDHDVVVIDEAHDLVDRVTSVATEELGSAAITTAARRCGKLVDQAVADRLAEAGDGLGMLLEDAPAGRLESLPKALATTVAAVRDAARVCITSLGPERKEDVEGSTTRKLALSLLDDIHDCAVRVLEAFDDEHDVVWVSGDFGGNRAPVLRVAPLGVGGLLRERLFGKRTTVLTSATLTLGGTFDTLARQWGLPAASGARKAEGGGKAAGTATDKEPPSDLGAVRWTGLDVGSPFEHGSSGILYVARHLPPPGRDGLPPAYLDELEGLVNAAGGRALGLFSSMRAAKAATEALRGRVDFPVLCQGDDQTGQLVKRFAEDARTCLFGTLSLWQGVDVPGPSLQLVVMDRIPFPRPDDPLASARQKAVDSRGGNGFLTVSATHAALLLAQGAGRLLRSMNDKGVVAVLDPRLATARYGGFLRASLPPFWTTYDTEVVKAALKRLDAANK
- a CDS encoding biotin transporter BioY, which gives rise to MSVFAVPGRRAVLADLVPGALARDVALVVAGAGLTGVAAQIALPVPGTPVPITGQTFAALLVGAALGWRRGSASMLLYLVAGMAGVPWFQGASYGTPPSLGYVVGFVFAGSLVGYLAARGGDRTPLRTAGTMALGNLAIYAFGVPWLMAATGMGLGAALAAGVVPFLIGDAIKTALAAGLLPATWALVNRK
- a CDS encoding glycosyltransferase family 2 protein, yielding MSVAFLVYVGVIVVPYLRRRPEPSGDPAGFDWHFLLPCLDEAAVVGGTVRYLRATFPAARVWVVDDDSADGTAEVVRALAEADPAVRLVRRRAPSARTGKGDALNAGYRALRAWLAGRGDLDAGRVVVVVVDADGRPAANCLEVCAAPELFGSPEVGAVQVDVRMVNTGVRQEGVPRWRRAFGAGLVRMQDLEFRTAIAAIQLSRGVTGTISLGGNGQFTRLSALDSVAGPAGPWRGSLLEDFELGVHLLTAGWRTAFTTGAHVRQEGLYSLRRFLAQRTRWGQGTMQCARYLRRVWDSPHLSTLGAAELTYYLAQPWMQLLGTLVYPVPLLLLAHQVVLAPGAVWSWFTGGAWLLFAVYGVFGLVPFVLWGPVYRARCEPGTGFWRSLGYGFGYGLYVYTFYLTSWRAAARLATGRDGWTKTRRNTEPPHAGR
- the xrtP gene encoding exosortase P — its product is MVLAVPRPGRLHRVVVAALLGGSAALVLAHTAYRAAEITLAGALLGLIGEDGVEVAAHRQTVYFGLGTDAPLGLRMTPECTSAFLLVPLLVVGAVMVALRPRITRSVLLALAVAGGAVVLVNQARVLLMVGLVRWLGVADGYHWGHTLLGSLVSVFGGAAALVAFTWLATRR
- a CDS encoding choice-of-anchor P family protein codes for the protein MRVRTPRHRVPRPSGLAGLVAVAALLISATPAWAEAGDASAFGVRLDLSLLGSRATSVGPFAAAHSEDGPLTSTFKTVDVPGALSTGLLSTDSARDERSGGLAARASVVDVRVDLLAALTGSWSAEAVEAECSSTQDGLTGSARLVGLSAGTLQTPAAEPAPNTTVDVGALGVTVAELVLNEQVRNDDGSLTVTALRLRLLDGVVGSLGSGDLVISSTTCGAAALPVPLASGAGLWIGVGALALVVLPASYAAGRRRAPEVV
- a CDS encoding LPXTG cell wall anchor domain-containing protein is translated as MPGAGVAVGTGVGTLAATGADVTWWVVAGVALLVSGVLLLRRSRGRRAHHDG